The following proteins are co-located in the Perca fluviatilis chromosome 22, GENO_Pfluv_1.0, whole genome shotgun sequence genome:
- the rec8b gene encoding REC8 meiotic recombination protein b isoform X3 → MFYYPDVLHRHTGCFATIWLAATKGIRITRRELLKVNVKRTCGDILDYVTAKVPPPQQNLPKPRFSLYLSSQLQYGVIVVYHRQCGFLLEEVQQTIDRLLRSKKCINIDMAESDRLALNVPDSLYMMEEAEGAQDPFFGLMASHQLPSPYKTHQQMLAIGEAGSQHSLVPSSYTSLDTEGFRSPPAAISLREKEQFVITAAEYFEGDDLPEATAREIDLLMDQPDQFRGGEDRQTDLGAMSSIDLLKETLLGAEQSVWLPDEESAHAVERPLAAGDFEMTPLQVAMPSEGDRATEGFYEVVGVPPLRKPGGRRRRQLVFADPQVQISERAMKEQITNPLAETLELSEVLLDLPYLTKCAAPAQLFSAPCGSLIHADLQSLWKQCASLTVLPGHGGQQGGEEEEEEEEARGESEQDRETLRTERKRRHSSMREISSESGLPPADGSSYTSKEDKSINDVVTPVSRWSPQEEAQLRMAPIAEENIEMPEAQTDTEQRDMLSWISSSLQRFGDVTFDSLVPPEANRTTAAHTLYKLLELLSARQLTVQQTEPFRNICIRMAA, encoded by the exons atgttttactaCCCAGATGTACTCCATCGCCATACTGGATGTTTTGCCACAATCTG GTTGGCAGCCACCAAAGGTATCAGGATCACTCGCAGAGAGCTTCTCAAAGTCAATGTCAAGCGAACATG CGGAGACATTTTGGACTATGTGACAGCTAAGGTTCCTCCACCGCAACAAAACCTACCGAAGCCTCGGTTCTCTCTGTACCTGTCATCTCAGCTGCAGTATGGAGTGATTGTAGTCTACCACAGGCAGTGTGGCTTCCTGCTAG AGGAGGTTCAACAGACCATTGATCGCCTGCTGCGCTCaaaaaaatgcataaatatCGACATGGCTGAGTCTGACAG GTTGGCCTTGAATGTGCCTGACAGCCTGTACATGATGGAGGAGGCTGAGGGAGCTCAGGACCCCTTCTTCGGCCTCATGGCATCACACCAGCTGCCCAGCCCCTATAAAACACACCAG caAATGTTGGCGATTGGAGAGGCAGGTTCACAGCACTCCCTGGTGCCCAGCTCCTACACTTCACTTGACACAGAGG GTTTCAGGTCGCCTCCAGCTGCCATCTCCCTGAGAGAGAAGGAGCAGTTTGTCATCACAGCTGCTGAG TATTTTGAGGGAGATGACCTTCCTGAAGCCACAGCCAGAGAGATTGACTTGTTGATGGATCAGCCAGACCAGTTCCGTGGAG GGGAGGATCGGCAGACAGACCTGGGAGCCATGTCCTCTATTGATCT GCTGAAGGAGACGTTGCTGGGAGCAGAGCAGAGTGTGTGGCTGCCAGACGAGGAGTCGGCTCACGCCGTGGAGCGTCCTCTGGCAGCTGGAGACTTTGAGATGACTCCGCTGCAGGTTGCCATGCCATCAGAGGGAGACAGAGCGACAGAAGGCTTCTATGAGGTG GTGGGGGTTCCTCCTCTCAGGAAGCCCGGCGGACGTCGCAGGCGTCAGCTGGTCTTTGCCGACCCTCAGGTCCAGATATCTGAGAGAGCGATGAAGGAGCAGATCACTAACCCGCTGGCGGAGACACTGGAACTG TCTGAGGTATTGCTGGACTTGCCCTACTTGACCAAGTGTGCCGCTCCTGCTCAGCTCTTCAGCGCCCCCTGTGGAT CCCTCATCCATGCTGACCTCCAGTCACTATGGAAACAGTGTGCCTCACTCACCGTCCTGCCAGGACATGGGGGACaacagggaggggaggaggaggaggaagaggaggaggcgagAGGGGAGTCAGAGCAGGACAGAGAAACATTaaggacagagaggaagaggaggcacTCAAGCATGCGAGAG atatCCAGTGAGTCAGGACTGCCACCCGCAGACGGCTCAT CCTACACGTCCAAAGAGGACAAATCCATAAACGATGTGGTCACTCCGGTCAGCAGATG gtcccCACAAGAGGAGGCGCAGCTCCGAATGGCTCCCATAGCGGAGGAGAACATCGAGATGCCCGAGGCTCAGACTGACACAGAACAAAGGGACATGCTGAG CTGGATCTCCTCCAGCTTGCAGAGGTTTGGGGACGTCACCTTTGACTCTCTGGTGCCCCCGGAGGCCAACCGCACCACCGCAGCACACACGCTCTATAAACTGCTAG AGCTGCTGTCTGCTCGACAGCTGACGGTCCAACAGACTGAGCCGTTCAGGAACATCTGCATCAGGATGGCcgcgtga
- the rec8b gene encoding REC8 meiotic recombination protein b isoform X2 produces MFYYPDVLHRHTGCFATIWLAATKGIRITRRELLKVNVKRTCGDILDYVTAKVPPPQQNLPKPRFSLYLSSQLQYGVIVVYHRQCGFLLEEVQQTIDRLLRSKKCINIDMAESDRLALNVPDSLYMMEEAEGAQDPFFGLMASHQLPSPYKTHQQMLAIGEAGSQHSLVPSSYTSLDTEGFRSPPAAISLREKEQFVITAAEYFEGDDLPEATAREIDLLMDQPDQFRGEGEDRQTDLGAMSSIDLLKETLLGAEQSVWLPDEESAHAVERPLAAGDFEMTPLQVAMPSEGDRATEGFYEVGVPPLRKPGGRRRRQLVFADPQVQISERAMKEQITNPLAETLELSEVLLDLPYLTKCAAPAQLFSAPCGSLIHADLQSLWKQCASLTVLPGHGGQQGGEEEEEEEEARGESEQDRETLRTERKRRHSSMREISSESGLPPADGSSYTSKEDKSINDVVTPVSRWSPQEEAQLRMAPIAEENIEMPEAQTDTEQRDMLSWISSSLQRFGDVTFDSLVPPEANRTTAAHTLYKLLELLSARQLTVQQTEPFRNICIRMAA; encoded by the exons atgttttactaCCCAGATGTACTCCATCGCCATACTGGATGTTTTGCCACAATCTG GTTGGCAGCCACCAAAGGTATCAGGATCACTCGCAGAGAGCTTCTCAAAGTCAATGTCAAGCGAACATG CGGAGACATTTTGGACTATGTGACAGCTAAGGTTCCTCCACCGCAACAAAACCTACCGAAGCCTCGGTTCTCTCTGTACCTGTCATCTCAGCTGCAGTATGGAGTGATTGTAGTCTACCACAGGCAGTGTGGCTTCCTGCTAG AGGAGGTTCAACAGACCATTGATCGCCTGCTGCGCTCaaaaaaatgcataaatatCGACATGGCTGAGTCTGACAG GTTGGCCTTGAATGTGCCTGACAGCCTGTACATGATGGAGGAGGCTGAGGGAGCTCAGGACCCCTTCTTCGGCCTCATGGCATCACACCAGCTGCCCAGCCCCTATAAAACACACCAG caAATGTTGGCGATTGGAGAGGCAGGTTCACAGCACTCCCTGGTGCCCAGCTCCTACACTTCACTTGACACAGAGG GTTTCAGGTCGCCTCCAGCTGCCATCTCCCTGAGAGAGAAGGAGCAGTTTGTCATCACAGCTGCTGAG TATTTTGAGGGAGATGACCTTCCTGAAGCCACAGCCAGAGAGATTGACTTGTTGATGGATCAGCCAGACCAGTTCCGTGGAG AAGGGGAGGATCGGCAGACAGACCTGGGAGCCATGTCCTCTATTGATCT GCTGAAGGAGACGTTGCTGGGAGCAGAGCAGAGTGTGTGGCTGCCAGACGAGGAGTCGGCTCACGCCGTGGAGCGTCCTCTGGCAGCTGGAGACTTTGAGATGACTCCGCTGCAGGTTGCCATGCCATCAGAGGGAGACAGAGCGACAGAAGGCTTCTATGAG GTGGGGGTTCCTCCTCTCAGGAAGCCCGGCGGACGTCGCAGGCGTCAGCTGGTCTTTGCCGACCCTCAGGTCCAGATATCTGAGAGAGCGATGAAGGAGCAGATCACTAACCCGCTGGCGGAGACACTGGAACTG TCTGAGGTATTGCTGGACTTGCCCTACTTGACCAAGTGTGCCGCTCCTGCTCAGCTCTTCAGCGCCCCCTGTGGAT CCCTCATCCATGCTGACCTCCAGTCACTATGGAAACAGTGTGCCTCACTCACCGTCCTGCCAGGACATGGGGGACaacagggaggggaggaggaggaggaagaggaggaggcgagAGGGGAGTCAGAGCAGGACAGAGAAACATTaaggacagagaggaagaggaggcacTCAAGCATGCGAGAG atatCCAGTGAGTCAGGACTGCCACCCGCAGACGGCTCAT CCTACACGTCCAAAGAGGACAAATCCATAAACGATGTGGTCACTCCGGTCAGCAGATG gtcccCACAAGAGGAGGCGCAGCTCCGAATGGCTCCCATAGCGGAGGAGAACATCGAGATGCCCGAGGCTCAGACTGACACAGAACAAAGGGACATGCTGAG CTGGATCTCCTCCAGCTTGCAGAGGTTTGGGGACGTCACCTTTGACTCTCTGGTGCCCCCGGAGGCCAACCGCACCACCGCAGCACACACGCTCTATAAACTGCTAG AGCTGCTGTCTGCTCGACAGCTGACGGTCCAACAGACTGAGCCGTTCAGGAACATCTGCATCAGGATGGCcgcgtga
- the rec8b gene encoding REC8 meiotic recombination protein b isoform X1, protein MFYYPDVLHRHTGCFATIWLAATKGIRITRRELLKVNVKRTCGDILDYVTAKVPPPQQNLPKPRFSLYLSSQLQYGVIVVYHRQCGFLLEEVQQTIDRLLRSKKCINIDMAESDRLALNVPDSLYMMEEAEGAQDPFFGLMASHQLPSPYKTHQQMLAIGEAGSQHSLVPSSYTSLDTEGFRSPPAAISLREKEQFVITAAEYFEGDDLPEATAREIDLLMDQPDQFRGEGEDRQTDLGAMSSIDLLKETLLGAEQSVWLPDEESAHAVERPLAAGDFEMTPLQVAMPSEGDRATEGFYEVVGVPPLRKPGGRRRRQLVFADPQVQISERAMKEQITNPLAETLELSEVLLDLPYLTKCAAPAQLFSAPCGSLIHADLQSLWKQCASLTVLPGHGGQQGGEEEEEEEEARGESEQDRETLRTERKRRHSSMREISSESGLPPADGSSYTSKEDKSINDVVTPVSRWSPQEEAQLRMAPIAEENIEMPEAQTDTEQRDMLSWISSSLQRFGDVTFDSLVPPEANRTTAAHTLYKLLELLSARQLTVQQTEPFRNICIRMAA, encoded by the exons atgttttactaCCCAGATGTACTCCATCGCCATACTGGATGTTTTGCCACAATCTG GTTGGCAGCCACCAAAGGTATCAGGATCACTCGCAGAGAGCTTCTCAAAGTCAATGTCAAGCGAACATG CGGAGACATTTTGGACTATGTGACAGCTAAGGTTCCTCCACCGCAACAAAACCTACCGAAGCCTCGGTTCTCTCTGTACCTGTCATCTCAGCTGCAGTATGGAGTGATTGTAGTCTACCACAGGCAGTGTGGCTTCCTGCTAG AGGAGGTTCAACAGACCATTGATCGCCTGCTGCGCTCaaaaaaatgcataaatatCGACATGGCTGAGTCTGACAG GTTGGCCTTGAATGTGCCTGACAGCCTGTACATGATGGAGGAGGCTGAGGGAGCTCAGGACCCCTTCTTCGGCCTCATGGCATCACACCAGCTGCCCAGCCCCTATAAAACACACCAG caAATGTTGGCGATTGGAGAGGCAGGTTCACAGCACTCCCTGGTGCCCAGCTCCTACACTTCACTTGACACAGAGG GTTTCAGGTCGCCTCCAGCTGCCATCTCCCTGAGAGAGAAGGAGCAGTTTGTCATCACAGCTGCTGAG TATTTTGAGGGAGATGACCTTCCTGAAGCCACAGCCAGAGAGATTGACTTGTTGATGGATCAGCCAGACCAGTTCCGTGGAG AAGGGGAGGATCGGCAGACAGACCTGGGAGCCATGTCCTCTATTGATCT GCTGAAGGAGACGTTGCTGGGAGCAGAGCAGAGTGTGTGGCTGCCAGACGAGGAGTCGGCTCACGCCGTGGAGCGTCCTCTGGCAGCTGGAGACTTTGAGATGACTCCGCTGCAGGTTGCCATGCCATCAGAGGGAGACAGAGCGACAGAAGGCTTCTATGAGGTG GTGGGGGTTCCTCCTCTCAGGAAGCCCGGCGGACGTCGCAGGCGTCAGCTGGTCTTTGCCGACCCTCAGGTCCAGATATCTGAGAGAGCGATGAAGGAGCAGATCACTAACCCGCTGGCGGAGACACTGGAACTG TCTGAGGTATTGCTGGACTTGCCCTACTTGACCAAGTGTGCCGCTCCTGCTCAGCTCTTCAGCGCCCCCTGTGGAT CCCTCATCCATGCTGACCTCCAGTCACTATGGAAACAGTGTGCCTCACTCACCGTCCTGCCAGGACATGGGGGACaacagggaggggaggaggaggaggaagaggaggaggcgagAGGGGAGTCAGAGCAGGACAGAGAAACATTaaggacagagaggaagaggaggcacTCAAGCATGCGAGAG atatCCAGTGAGTCAGGACTGCCACCCGCAGACGGCTCAT CCTACACGTCCAAAGAGGACAAATCCATAAACGATGTGGTCACTCCGGTCAGCAGATG gtcccCACAAGAGGAGGCGCAGCTCCGAATGGCTCCCATAGCGGAGGAGAACATCGAGATGCCCGAGGCTCAGACTGACACAGAACAAAGGGACATGCTGAG CTGGATCTCCTCCAGCTTGCAGAGGTTTGGGGACGTCACCTTTGACTCTCTGGTGCCCCCGGAGGCCAACCGCACCACCGCAGCACACACGCTCTATAAACTGCTAG AGCTGCTGTCTGCTCGACAGCTGACGGTCCAACAGACTGAGCCGTTCAGGAACATCTGCATCAGGATGGCcgcgtga
- the rec8b gene encoding REC8 meiotic recombination protein b isoform X4, with protein sequence MFYYPDVLHRHTGCFATIWLAATKGIRITRRELLKVNVKRTCGDILDYVTAKVPPPQQNLPKPRFSLYLSSQLQYGVIVVYHRQCGFLLEEVQQTIDRLLRSKKCINIDMAESDRLALNVPDSLYMMEEAEGAQDPFFGLMASHQLPSPYKTHQQMLAIGEAGSQHSLVPSSYTSLDTEGFRSPPAAISLREKEQFVITAAEYFEGDDLPEATAREIDLLMDQPDQFRGEGEDRQTDLGAMSSIDLLKETLLGAEQSVWLPDEESAHAVERPLAAGDFEMTPLQVAMPSEGDRATEGFYEVVGVPPLRKPGGRRRRQLVFADPQVQISERAMKEQITNPLAETLELSEVLLDLPYLTKCAAPAQLFSAPCGSLIHADLQSLWKQCASLTVLPGHGGQQGGEEEEEEEEARGESEQDRETLRTERKRRHSSMREISSESGLPPADGSSYTSKEDKSINDVVTPVSRWSPQEEAQLRMAPIAEENIEMPEAQTDTEQRDMLRAAVCSTADGPTD encoded by the exons atgttttactaCCCAGATGTACTCCATCGCCATACTGGATGTTTTGCCACAATCTG GTTGGCAGCCACCAAAGGTATCAGGATCACTCGCAGAGAGCTTCTCAAAGTCAATGTCAAGCGAACATG CGGAGACATTTTGGACTATGTGACAGCTAAGGTTCCTCCACCGCAACAAAACCTACCGAAGCCTCGGTTCTCTCTGTACCTGTCATCTCAGCTGCAGTATGGAGTGATTGTAGTCTACCACAGGCAGTGTGGCTTCCTGCTAG AGGAGGTTCAACAGACCATTGATCGCCTGCTGCGCTCaaaaaaatgcataaatatCGACATGGCTGAGTCTGACAG GTTGGCCTTGAATGTGCCTGACAGCCTGTACATGATGGAGGAGGCTGAGGGAGCTCAGGACCCCTTCTTCGGCCTCATGGCATCACACCAGCTGCCCAGCCCCTATAAAACACACCAG caAATGTTGGCGATTGGAGAGGCAGGTTCACAGCACTCCCTGGTGCCCAGCTCCTACACTTCACTTGACACAGAGG GTTTCAGGTCGCCTCCAGCTGCCATCTCCCTGAGAGAGAAGGAGCAGTTTGTCATCACAGCTGCTGAG TATTTTGAGGGAGATGACCTTCCTGAAGCCACAGCCAGAGAGATTGACTTGTTGATGGATCAGCCAGACCAGTTCCGTGGAG AAGGGGAGGATCGGCAGACAGACCTGGGAGCCATGTCCTCTATTGATCT GCTGAAGGAGACGTTGCTGGGAGCAGAGCAGAGTGTGTGGCTGCCAGACGAGGAGTCGGCTCACGCCGTGGAGCGTCCTCTGGCAGCTGGAGACTTTGAGATGACTCCGCTGCAGGTTGCCATGCCATCAGAGGGAGACAGAGCGACAGAAGGCTTCTATGAGGTG GTGGGGGTTCCTCCTCTCAGGAAGCCCGGCGGACGTCGCAGGCGTCAGCTGGTCTTTGCCGACCCTCAGGTCCAGATATCTGAGAGAGCGATGAAGGAGCAGATCACTAACCCGCTGGCGGAGACACTGGAACTG TCTGAGGTATTGCTGGACTTGCCCTACTTGACCAAGTGTGCCGCTCCTGCTCAGCTCTTCAGCGCCCCCTGTGGAT CCCTCATCCATGCTGACCTCCAGTCACTATGGAAACAGTGTGCCTCACTCACCGTCCTGCCAGGACATGGGGGACaacagggaggggaggaggaggaggaagaggaggaggcgagAGGGGAGTCAGAGCAGGACAGAGAAACATTaaggacagagaggaagaggaggcacTCAAGCATGCGAGAG atatCCAGTGAGTCAGGACTGCCACCCGCAGACGGCTCAT CCTACACGTCCAAAGAGGACAAATCCATAAACGATGTGGTCACTCCGGTCAGCAGATG gtcccCACAAGAGGAGGCGCAGCTCCGAATGGCTCCCATAGCGGAGGAGAACATCGAGATGCCCGAGGCTCAGACTGACACAGAACAAAGGGACATGCTGAG AGCTGCTGTCTGCTCGACAGCTGACGGTCCAACAGACTGA